From a region of the Triticum aestivum cultivar Chinese Spring chromosome 7D, IWGSC CS RefSeq v2.1, whole genome shotgun sequence genome:
- the LOC123168934 gene encoding uncharacterized protein, with translation MACFTPLFVGWDPSLIFLLSLPPAPLGVFPSSPIPPNRHCCHLSSSKLISLFASRPCPLSNSLVPKHSCYVTDLANKDTYMCYQVPQFACFVDRKSPPGLLDNFSLGSVSYGHLILANQQQSCLLVDVFTGVSVSAPQLPVGGYILLYYAALTAPLSSRNSHLLVNAGCHNFFWSVGSNSWLRRSPSNGTIKQVVVFKGQVFGMDHDRRLYIVHLEPQICIQKIAVDLDRSMTSKWHLSHPWPVACSDMLLMVGCRESFASTGDTFEAFRLDLSSEPAKWVKVEKLDNWAIFISVDQRSQPLCCMNPERWGGRSNCVYCYSLSKEWFTFELGKPLEGDASNPSVFFSIHCDTMMQPMWVVPSMLYSCS, from the coding sequence ATGGCCTGCTTCACTCCATTGTTTGTCGGTTGGGATCCTTCCCTGATCTTCTTGCTTTCGCTGCCACCTGCCCCTCTTGGCGTATTTCCTTCTTCTCCTATCCCTCCAAATCGACATTGTTGCCACCTCTCCTCCTCCAAGCTGATATCCCTGTTTGCTTCTCGTCCTTGCCCATTGAGCAACAGCCTCGTACCCAAACACTCATGCTATGTTACTGATCTTGCCAACAAAGACACCTATATGTGCTATCAGGTTCCCCAATTTGCTTGTTTTGTTGACAGAAAATCCCCACCGGGTTTACTGGATAATTTTTCTTTGGGAAGTGTTTCCTATGGCCATCTCATATTGGCCAACCAACAACAATCATGTCTTCTTGTTGATGTCTTCACAGGTGTTAGTGTCTCAGCTCCGCAGCTACCGGTTGGTGGATATATTCTCCTATACTATGCTGCCCTCACGGCTCCTCTTTCGTCACGCAACTCACATCTCCTGGTCAATGCTGGGTGCCACAATTTCTTTTGGAGTGTTGGTAGCAATTCTTGGTTGAGACGTTCTCCTAGCAATGGAACGATTAAGCAAGTCGTGGTATTCAAAGGCCAGGTCTTTGGCATGGATCATGATCGCAGGCTCTATATCGTGCATTTGGAACCCCAGATATGCATACAAAAAATAGCAGTTGATCTGGATAGAAGCATGACCAGCAAATGGCATCTTTCGCACCCATGGCCTGTCGCGTGCAGTGACATGCTTCTGATGGTTGGTTGTCGGGAATCTTTCGCATCAACAGGGGATACCTTTGAAGCATTCCGTCTGGACTTATCAAGTGAACCTGCAAAGTGGGTGAAGGTGGAGAAGCTAGATAACTGGGCGATCTTCATCAGCGTGGACCAGAGAAGCCAACCCTTGTGTTGCATGAACCCTGAAAGATGGGGAGGAAGGAGCAACTGCGTATACTGCTATAGTCTTTCTAAAGAGTGGTTCACATTTGAATTGGGCAAACCGTTGGAGGGAGATGCATCCAATCCAAGTGTCTTTTTTTCCATACATTGTGACACTATGATGCAACCTATGTGGGTTGTGCCCAGTATGTTGTATTCGTGTTCGTGA
- the LOC123168101 gene encoding uncharacterized protein: protein MVSYDDVRDHVASLFIMLNKKTVILFRIEFLVVLATLLFFAMFLMDFFRRMIHNSFMRAVFSVFDAVSDSIVLYLLGAMQTAPFKNQLFPVWALMLVNFRYSADYISGYGVPDRRGRRFTEWRNVFKLLGSAFLNWTRGSRFTGPLWSVWCLQIVRSAYRFFSHKLAVGSFWHGGSSQLVAEHMRARYDDSTSNSRVVPDPVTMEGYNYLVYGEESHGFQLKKPMYAFSADTSARLPGWFSLARCRCCAAREDTYSSTRSSTLVTLDKVWLYFGDTPTQNTDLKDLPLAFALSRLLRCRLEDVTLHPCIFKVNRELVKSIIGGKVGASNALRIMELQLAFVHDYFNTRHPMVFWSGLLSLFVTLVLSMLTIAAVCWLAMDIRRVYKPPNGELANMVKGFNIDMIITWAFILLMIAKEVWEMVTYLLSDWTRLILACEYVQMRWQGNKFTCLYQMLFSISRRKITDKRWHGFIDQYFFMQSYDDRPRLWNFVHNLTTGIIPKKDDGAKLNCAIKVPEFVKKAVLEKLSTMVEEEQGCSLPRDIKTLSNSNLRKQLQNYKAYSAPPTSTQILLPTSSHIILMWHIATSLCEMELVTKHGVNLSNPGFPCSLLSWLTSCCSSKPYLMDLGEKEDDILSWLTNCCSSKSSENLPDELRESYTVANSLSRYCAYLVVAKPDLIPDSFLVPKIVFQKTVQSARDGILKNCDSLESRYKKLKNKAEKPIKDSEKEDVLKQGAVLGKELLNLPTDEARWKILAEVWTELLIHIAPTWNAQAHRKCLSGGEFITHIWALLWHYGIQNSSLWPNEVAPAAPQNNGVGSENNMDETGQACAGISNNQIEINVHGRDEIKGAQEHETRNSRRGPRRMEETESREIEEGNQDAIVEDTKFQRGMAGWPNTKQE from the coding sequence ATGGTGAGCTACGATGATGTCCGTGATCATGTGGCATCTCTGTTCATCATGCTGAACAAGAAAACTGTTATCTTGTTTCGCATCGAGTTCCTGGTGGTCCTCGCCACACTGCTCTTCTTCGCCATGTTCCTCATGGATTTCTTTCGCCGCATGATCCACAACTCGTTCATGAGGGCCGTCTTCAGCGTCTTCGATGCCGTCTCCGACTCCATTGTCCTGTACCTCCTGGGGGCCATGCAAACGGCGCCTTTCAAGAATCAGCTCTTCCCGGTGTGGGCTCTTATGCTTGTCAATTTCCGTTACAGTGCAGATTACATCTCCGGGTATGGTGTTCCTGACCGCAGGGGGCGAAGGTTCACTGAGTGGAGGAACGTGTTCAAGCTCTTGGGATCGGCGTTCCTGAATTGGACGCGTGGATCCAGATTCACGGGTCCACTATGGTCCGTCTGGTGTCTGCAGATAGTGAGGAGTGCCTACAGATTCTTCTCACATAAACTGGCAGTCGGCTCCTTCTGGCATGGCGGGAGTTCGCAGCTTGTTGCAGAACACATGCGTGCCAGATATGATGATAGCACGAGCAACTCGCGAGTAGTGCCTGACCCAGTGACGATGGAAGGCTACAACTACTTGGTGTATGGAGAAGAAAGTCATGGTTTCCAACTAAAGAAGCCTATGTATGCATTTTCTGCCGACACTAGTGCCCGTCTGCCCGGATGGTTCAGCCTAGCTAGATGTCGTTGCTGTGCTGCAAGAGAAGATACTTACAGCAGCACCAGGTCGTCAACACTGGTCACGCTGGACAAGGTCTGGCTATATTTTGGCGATACACCTACCCAGAATACCGACCTAAAGGATCTCCCTCTGGCCTTCGCCTTGTCCaggctgctgcggtgccggcttgAGGATGTGACACTGCATCCATGTATCTTTAAAGTAAACCGAGAGCTGGTCAAGAGCATAATTGGTGGGAAGGTGGGTGCCAGCAATGCCCTCAGGATCATGGAGCTGCAGCTTGCCTTCGTCCACGACTATTTCAACacccgccaccccatggtgttcTGGTCTGGGCTGCTATCTCTCTTCGTCACCCTGGTTCTGTCCATGCTGACCATTGCTGCTGTCTGCTGGCTCGCTATGGATATCCGTAGGGTCTATAAGCCCCCAAACGGCGAGCTTGCTAATATGGTGAAGGGTTTTAATATCGACATGATCATCACATGGGCATTCATTTTATTGATGATTGCCAAGGAGGTTTGGGAGATGGTGACATACTTACTCTCGGACTGGACACGCTTAATCCTGGCATGTGAGTATGTGCAGATGAGGTGGCAGGGGAACAAGTTTACATGTCTGTATCAGATGCTATTTTCGATTTCCAGACGTAAAATTACTGATAAGAGGTGGCATGGTTTCATTGACCAGTATTTCTTCATGCAGTCGTATGATGACAGACCAAGACTTTGGAATTTTGTTCACAACCTAACTACAGGAATAATTCCAAAGAAAGATGATGGGGCAAAGCTCAACTGTGCCATCAAAGTTCCGGAGTTTGTCAAGAAGGCAGTTCTAGAGAAGCTCAGCACAATGGTAGaggaagaacaaggttgtagtcTGCCTAGGGACATCAAGACATTGTCCAACAGTAACCTTAGGAAGCAGTTGCAGAACTACAAGGCTTACAGTGCACCACCGACGAGCACTCAGATCCTCCTGCCAACAAGCTCTCACATCATTCTCATGTGGCACATTGCCACCAGCCTCTGCGAGATGGAGCTTGTGACAAAACACGGCGTCAACTTGAGCAACCCTGGGTTTCCGTGTTCCCTCTTGTCTTGGTTGACTTCTTGCTGCTCATCCAAACCGTATCTTATGGATTTGGGTGAGAAGGAAGATGACATCTTGTCATGGTTAACAAACTGCTGCTCATCCAAGTCAAGTGAGAATTTGCCCGATGAGCTTCGGGAATCATACACCGTTGCGAATAGCTTATCGCGGTACTGTGCATATCTGGTGGTTGCAAAGCCAGACCTGATCCCTGACAGCTTTCTTGTTCCCAAGATAGTCTTCCAAAAAACTGTCCAGAGTGCTCGTGATGGCATTCTGAAAAACTGTGATTCATTAGAGAGCAGGTACAAAAAGCTGAAAAACAAAGCAGAGAAACCTATCAAAGACTCTGAAAAAGAAGATGTATTGAAACAAGGTGCGGTGCTGGGCAAGGAACTGCTCAATCTTCCAACCGACGAAGCTCGCTGGAAGATCCTGGCAGAGGTATGGACTGAGTTACTTATACACATTGCGCCCACATGGAATGCACAGGCACACAGGAAGTGTCTTTCTGGAGGGGAGTTCATAACTCACATCTGGGCATTGCTTTGGCACTATGGCATCCAGAATAGTAGCCTGTGGCCAAATGAAGTTGCTCCTGCAGCTCCTCAGAATAATGGTGTCGGAAGTGAAAACAATATGGACGAGACAGGGCAAGCTTGTGCAGGCATAAGCAACAACCAGATTGAAATTAATGTTCATGGACGGGATGAGATCAAGGGTGCACAAGAGCATGAGACACGAAACTCAAGGAgaggaccaagaagaatggaggaaACAGAGAGTAGAGAAATCGAGGAGGGGAATCAGGATGCGATagtggaggacacaaaatttcagAGAGGAATGGCTGGCTGGCCAAACACAAAACAAGAGTGA